The following proteins come from a genomic window of Metarhizium brunneum chromosome 2, complete sequence:
- the aurL2_0 gene encoding Multicopper oxidase aurL2 has translation MLWLRRAVTTLALAAVPVLSLQAHSHDDSFTPDIVLSVTRQNISIGGMYRETTLVNNSLPGPTLRIPEQKTIWIRVYNDIENDNVTIHWHGLAQAAYPFSDGAPLASQWPIPPKHFFDYELKAESGTAGTYYYHSHVGFQAGTATGALIVEDPAGAPYTTDGERLVFLQEYWSQSDTQIKNGLESIPLRWPGEPKGWLINGKSISNYRAVDPSTRALSVIDVEPGKTYRFRFVGATALSLALLGFEKHGNLEIIEADGEYTQPYPVDLLQIGSGQRYSALFHAKSCQDLREDGQLDYYIQLESRDRNRVVTNYAVLRYENACNMTSQPVATNKNPETPPLNLPPTIDGYLDYALQPLEPNNFPTAEEVTRRVMLNVQVVENRYFIWTINNYTWSEDADALPATVPQTPYLVSLYQNQSAYLPNYEDAVANGGIDPKTGTYPAKIGEVLEIVLQQFGGKSVSGGGGGMLDTHPWHGHGIHHYDVGGGRGAWDPDTVEEKLEGKQPVLRDTTMLYRYERFVKMDEKMGWRVWRIRVEQPGVWMVHCHTLQHMIQGMQTVWVNGDAEDILKVGKPDVEGYLLYGGNVYGNESHTPQVVHFDEMD, from the exons ATGCTATGGCTCAGGAGAGCTGTTACTACGCTGGCGTTGGCAGCAGTTCCAGTCTTGTCACTGCAGGCGCATAGCCACGACGACTCATTCACGCCTGACATTGTGTTGAGTGTGACTCGTCAAAACATCAGTATCGGTGGCATGTATAGGGAGACAACACTGGTCAACAACTCTCTGCCCGGACCAACTCTACGAATTCCTGAACAGAAGACGATCTGGATTCGCGTCTACAACGACATCGAAAACGACAATGTAACCATT CATTGGCACGGTCTCGCCCAGGCCGCATACCCCTTTTCTGATGGTGCGCCCCTTGCCAGTCAATGGCCTATTCCACCCAAGCATTTCTTTGATTATGAATTGAAGGCAGAAAGCGGCACGGCGGGAACGTATTATTATCACTCTCACGTTGGATTCCAAGCTGGCACTGCCACTGGTGCGCTTATTGTCGAAGACCCTGCTGGTGCTCCTTACACGACGGATGGTGAAAGGCTTGTGTTCTTACAGGAATACTGGAGCCAGTCGGACACACAAATCAAAAACGGCCTAGAATCAATACCATTGAGATGGCCCGGCGAACCAAAGGGCTGGCTAATCAATGGCAAATCGATATCCAACTATCGAGCTGTCGACCCCTCCACGAGAGCTTTGAGCGTAATTGATGTCGAGCCGGGCAAGACATACAGATTCAGATTCGTAGGAGCCACAGCCCTCAGTCTTGCACTCCTAGGATTTGAAAAACACGGGAATTTAGAGATTATCGAAGCGGACGGGGAATATACCCAACCGTACCCAGTCGACCTGCTACAAATCGGCTCCGGGCAACGGTACAGTGCACTGTTCCACGCCAAATCATGCCAAGACTTGCGGGAAGACGGTCAGCTTGATTACTACATACAACTGGAATCGAGGGATCGAAACAGAGTGGTGACGAATTATGCTGTCCTTAGATACGAAAACGCGTGCAACATGACTTCACAGCCCGTCGCCACAAACAAGAACCCAGAAACGCCGCCGCTGAACCTACCGCCAACTATTGACGGGTATTTGGACTACGCTCTGCAGCCATTGGAGCCTAACAACTTCCCGACGGCAGAAGAAGTCACACGACGCGTCATGCTGAACGTCCAAGTGGTTGAGAATCGGTACTTCATCTGGACGATTAACAACTATACATGGTCCGAGGACGCTGACGCTCTGCCGGCAACCGTTCCCCAAACCCCGTACCTAGTAAGCCTGTACCAAAACCAGTCTGCATATCTACCCAATTACGAAGATGCCgtggccaacggcggcatcgaCCCCAAGACGGGAACGTATCCTGCCAAAATCGGCGAAGTCTTGGAGATTGTACTCCAGCAATTCGGCGGCAAGTCCGTAagcggcggaggcggaggcatGCTAGATACGCACCCTTGgcacggccacggcatccaCCATTacgacgtcggcggcggcagaggTGCCTGGGATCCAGATACCGTCGAGGAGAAGCTAGAGGGGAAGCAGCCCGTATTAAGGGACACAACAATGCTTTACAGGTACGAGAGGTTCGTCAAGATGGATGAGAAGATGGGCTGGCGGGTATGGAGGATCCGAGTCGAGCAGCCGGGCGTGTGGATGGTGCACTGCCATACATTGCAGCACATGATTCAGGGCATGCAAACAGTCTGGGTGAATGGCGATGCGGAGGATATTTTAAAGGTCGGCAAGCCCGATGTAGAGGGGTACTTGTTGTACGGTGGCAATGTATACGGCAACGAGAGTCATACGCCGCAGGTGGTGCATTTCGATGAGATGGATTAA
- the SPKY gene encoding Sperm motility kinase Y: MNTSEAAAWSDDDAERAKIENRGLSTTKYVRGSRLGLGGSSVVYKTLRVSDGKVLAGKSSKAPKGLKREAGILRLLQHEHIVVFVELYHDPVCPVSGLLLMELCPHGTLQTRIDRAAPHMARGEVLSVVRQIARALAYMHARGMYHSDVKPRNVLIRDFDPVHVVLADCADVRMLGQPGELKGTPAYWSPEMKARRAHCGPADDMWALGVTLLGMVGQWPQMVYTVMDLEVYPRRCFEHACRLGELNPGVGIVSLLTGLLAWEAEERMRADECVLAVEELGAAEGGEELGIRSPEAFRPMLFW; encoded by the exons ATGAACACCAGtgaagccgccgcctggtccgacgacgacgcggaGCGGGCAAAGATCGAGAACCGCGGGCTCAGCACTACCAAGTACGTCCGCGGAAGCCGTCTGGGACTCGGCGGCTCCAGCGTCGTGTACAAGACGCTGCGCGTCAGCGACGGCAAAGTGCTTGCCGGGAAGTCGTCCAAAGCACCCAAGGGCCTGAAGAGGGAGGCGGGCATTCTCAGGCTCCTGCAACAT GAGCACATTGTGGTGTTCGTCGAACTGTACCACGACCCCGTCTGTCCGGTGTCCGGCCTGCTCCTGATGGAGCTTTGCCCTCACGGCACGCTCCAGACGCGGATTGACCGAGCGGCGCCTCACATGGCGCGGGGAGAGGTGCTCAGCGTGGTGCGGCAGATTGCGCGGGCTCTGGCGTACATGCACGCGCGGGGGATGTACCACTCGGATGTGAAGCCGCGCAATGTGCTCATACGAGACTTTGACCCTGTTCACGTCGTGCTGGCGGACTGCGCGGACGTCAGGATGCTGGGGCAGCCGGGCGAGTTGAAGGGAACGCCGGCGTATTGGTCGCCGGAGATGAAGGCGAGGAGGGCGCATTGTGGTCCTGCCGACGACATGTGGGCTTTGGGGGTGACGCTTCTGGGCATGGTTGGGCAGTGGCCGCAGATGGTGTATACCGTGATGGATCTGGAGGTCTATCCGAGGAGGTGCTTTGAGCATGCGTGCAGGCTGGGGGAGCTGAATCCGGGCGTGGGAATTGTGAGCTTGTTGACGGGATTGTTGGCctgggaggcggaggagagGATGAGGGCTGACGAGTGTGTGCTTGCGGTGGAGGAGTTGGGAGCGGCGGAAGGAGGAGAGGAGCTTGGGATCAGGTCGCCCGAGGCATTTCGGCCCATGTTGTtttggtga
- the RPH1 gene encoding DNA damage-responsive transcriptional repressor RPH1, whose translation MSTDVVSDVAPLDPGAPASQSQGSGPSYDPEPTAHAAGPTPTPASNQHATDSEDQIECAKPTAAVFLNSPPDSNNATKSDASDSELSELEEEPTLDDAPSAPTPQPASASAPAAPEATTTPVPAHSPTEKPEGAKDEDEEDIGEVLPDDWSGSVPIFRPTCHQFKDFQKFMKKVDHYGMKSGIIKIIPPREWKDAQPPLDELVKHIRVREPIKQDIMGSNGTYRQVNILHGRSYNVPQWRQLCEQSEHQPPARRGERRANAEKPKPARSRNVVSKETKLSTPKKRGRGRPAKNKGKKRPDDGDERPMTPVSPKPEPEEEKDKAVDSIEQELGEEVQEDDESTIGRMSGQMGGAKPAKPKTQSVSARRKYSRREGSTMIDEAAFKDFDYRMDISDFTPERCEELERAYWKTLTYAAPLYGADMMGTLFDDRTDTWNLNKLPNLLDVLGTKIPGVNTAYLYLGMWKATFAWHLEDVDLYSINYLHFGAPKQWYSISQADARRFEGAMKSVWPADAKACNQFLRHKGFLISPHHLLQHYGIKVNKVVSYPGEFVVTYPYGYHSGYNLGYNCAEAVNFALDTWLEMGKIAKRCECAQAQDSVWINVYEIERKLRGEETEYEETEDEDEEDDDDVSGLPTPPATNGVKFKDASRKRKRGQGEKKTRVKRVRLRLKTKVEPPCCLCPNDIRHFDILPTADGRKAHKLCALYIPETYIDSVDDKEVICNVEAVHKDRLNLKCLLCRSRRGACFQCSHQKCARAYHATCAAAAGVFVEDQDIPVFGEDGTEYKEQAFEFSCRFHRVRRDKKTDGDALEMDTNIRSAAEKLKTGEICQLQYLKGEIFAGVIVENRLQDETLLIDLLPQGEQLEVEWKWLVLPDPADYHLPKASAKALPMPASRKAKDKLNTKRIHADKPRKDDLFAEGYRWAEFELYEASNKGQAKVDFGKSDQIWHYLGKTSTEARAQYTEDPTQQRHNPKSNFLDTIPKPPRPVPTSKPTYNHQSYLAKAMAYSYSLAGNYTAANEQVSFEKPYIYKPRRPAEANFTKPTTFANQGCAATHTSSVGSAPVFHTYDHQTANFRPQPTFTHSMPQNHNAAPVQIMPHVQMPQAAGNTLPQSRQTAYQKPANTPSAQNSKPVWQVHSSVYQKYPFFQVNYNRDFSRYRTPYSPWGGFTNGYEGNLRAHLMATQQNSIQHPTFGGTPGPQGHVQQVQQSLVGQPVHQVHQMHQMHQAQPIQQVQQSSLPQAPKPKPAPAAKPFKVGLPAAFHIPLQTTKSAMQVPAKVSPVPLPPNVLAAMAKASEGQQAPRPEPRPLKDQSQPTQTHSVEPTPPSNQPSVKPPGSQPAWANQPQLGFSAIPVTQQQHPARENSLTPVGLTPQEFTDVPGSESMQFVERMMQNLRRASMNGRDGQDGHIRG comes from the exons ATGTCGACCGACGTCGTGAGCGACGTAGCGCCTCTAGATCCTGGGGCTCCCGCTTCCCAGTCCCAGGGATCAGGACCCAGCTATGACCCTGAACCAACTGCACACGCAGCAGGTCCTACTCCGACGCCAGCCTCCAATCAACATGCCACCGACTCCGAGGACCAGATCGAATGTGCAAAGCCGACCGCTGCCGTATTTTTGAACTCGCCGCCCGATAGTAACAATGCGACCAAGTCCGATGCGAGCGACTCGGAGCTGAGCGAACTCGAAGAAGAACCAACCCTCGACGATGCACCATCCGCACCCACGCCCCAgcctgcatctgcatctgcaccTGCTGCGCCTGAGGCCACGACTACTCCTGTGCCTGCACATTCGCCGACTGAGAAGCCCGAGGGAGCaaaagacgaagacgaagaggacATTGGGGAAGTACTTCCCGACGACTGGTCTGGCTCAGTTCCAATCTTTCGCCCAACATGCCACCAATTCAAGGATTTCCAGAAATTC ATGAAAAAGGTTGACCATTATGGCATGAAATCCGGTATCATCAAGATCATTCCTCCAAGGGAATGGAAAGATGCCCAGCCCCCCTTGGACGAACTTGTCAAGCACATCCGAGTTCGAGAACCCATCAAGCAAGATATCATGGGATCCAATGGTACATACCGTCAAGTCAATATTCTTCATGGGCGGTCCTACAATGTTCCACAGTGGCGGCAACTCTGTGAACAGAGCGAGCACCAGCCTCCCGCCAGACGCGGTGAACGCCGGGCCAATGCTGAAAAGCCCAAGCCAGCTAGGTCGAGAAATGTTGTCTCAAAAGAGACTAAACTATCAACCCCAAAGAAGCGTGGAAGGGGCCGACCAGCCAAGAACAAGGGCAAAAAACGGCCAGATGACGGGGATGAACGTCCCATGACTCCCGTCTCACCCAAGCCAGAGcccgaggaagagaaagacaAGGCTGTTGACTCCATTGAGCAGGAACTCGGGgaagaagtccaagaagatgacgagtcCACTATTGGCAGGATGAGCGGTCAAATGGGCGGCGCTaagccagccaagcccaagacgcaGTCTGTGTCGGCTCGTCGCAAGTACAGCCGACGGGAGGGGTCCACGATGATTGACGAGGCAGCGTTCAAGGATTTCGATTATCGCATGGATATTTCCGACTTTACCCCGGAGCGATGCGAAGAACTGGAACGAGCATACTGGAAGACTCTTACCTATGCCGCGCCGTTGTATGGAgccgacatgatgggcaCCCTTTTCGATGACCGAACAGACACATGGAATCTTAACAAGCTTCCGAATCTGTTGGATGTCCTCGGTACAAAAATTCCCGGAGTCAACACGGCATATCTCTACCTAGGCATGTGGAAAGCCACCTTTGCCTGGCATCTCGAAGATGTGGATCTTTACAGCATCAACTATCTTCATTTTGGTGCGCCCAAGCAGTGGTACAGCATTTCTCAGGCTGACGCTCGTCGATTTGAAGGTGCCATGAAGAGCGTGTGGCCTGCTGATGCTAAAGCGTGCAACCAGTTTTTGCGGCACAAGGGCTTTTTGATTTCGCCGCACCACTTGCTGCAACATTACGGGATCAAGGTGAACAAGGTTGTGTCGTACCCCGGCGAGTTTGTGGTGACATACCCTTACGGCTACCATTCGGGCTATAATCTGGGCTACAACTGTGCCGAGGCCGTCAATTTCGCCCTGGACACTTGGCTAGAGATGGGCAAAATTGCCAAGAGGTGCGAATGCGCACAAGCTCAAGACAGTGTTTGGATTAATGTTTACGAAATTGAGCGGAAACTTCGTGGGGAGGAAACAGAATATGAGGAGacggaggacgaggacgaagaggacgatgatgatgtatCTGGTTtgcccacgccgccagcGACCAACGGTGTCAAATTCAAGGATGCGAGCAGGAAGAGAAAGCGAGGTCAGGGCGAAAAGAAGACCAGAGTTAAGAGGGTCAGGCTACGACTCAAGACTAAAGTGGAACCACCATGCTGTCTCTGCCCCAACGATATTCGCCATTTCGACATCCTTCCCACAGCCGATGGTCGCAAGGCTCACAAGCTGTGCGCCCTCTACATTCCCGAAACGTACATAGATTCTGTGGATGACAAGGAGGTCATCTGCAACGTTGAAGCCGTGCACAAGGATCGACTGAATCTCAAGTGCTTACTCTGCCGCTCGAGACGCGGTGCTTGCTTCCAGTGCTCTCACCAGAAATGTGCAAGGGCCTATCACGCGACGTGcgcggctgcggctggcgTTTTTGTCGAAGATCAAGATATTCCTGTCTTTGGAGAGGATGGTACAGAATACAAGGAGCAAGCTTTCGAGTTCAGTTGTCGGTTCCACCGAGTGAGGCGGGATAAGAAGACCGATGGCGACGCCCTGGAAATGGACACCAACATTCGAAGCGCAGCCGAGAAGCTCAAGACCGGCGAAATCTGCCAATTGCAGTACCTCAAAGGCGAAATCTTTGCCGGTGTCATTGTCGAAAACCGCCTGCAAGACGAGACTCTCTTAATCGACCTACTTCCTCAGGG TGAACAATTGGAAGTCGAATGGAAGTGGCTGGTTCTACCAGATCCGGCCGATTACCATCTCCCAAAGGCATCAGCAAAGGCTTTGCCCATGCCAGCTTCCCGCAAGGCAAAAGATAAACTGAATACCAAGAGAATTCATGCCGATAAACCAAGAAAGGATGACTTGTTTGCCGAAGGCTACAGATGGGCAGAATTTGAGCTTTATGAAGCTTCAAACAAGGGCCAGGCTAAAGTCGACTTCGGCAAGTCAGATCAAATCTGGCACTATCTCGGCAAGACATCGACAGAGGCGAGGGCACAGTATACGGAGGACCCTACACAGCAACGCCACAATCCGAAGAGCAACTTTTTGGATACGATACCCAAGCCTCCCAGGCCAGTCCCTACCTCCAAGCCCACGTACAACCACCAGTCATACCTTGCCAAAGCCATGGCTTACTCTTACAGCCTTGCGGGTAACTACACCGCTGCAAACGAACAAGTTTCATTTGAGAAgccttatatatataaaccCCGAAGGCCGGCTGAGGCTAATTTCACGAAGCCCACGACGTTTGCGAACCAAGGCTGCGCTGCTACCCATACATCTTCAGTTGGCTCAGCACCAGTATTCCACACTTACGATCATCAAACGGCGAACTTCCGACCGCAACCCACATTCACACACAGCATGCCGCAGAACCACAATGCGGCACCCGTGCAAATCATGCCACACGTTCAGATGCCCCAGGCGGCAGGAAACACATTACCTCAAAGCCGTCAGACTGCTTACCAAAAGCCTGCCAACACACCATCTGCTCAGAACAGCAAGCCTGTATGGCAAGTCCACTCGTCGGTGTATCAAAAATACCCCTTCTTCCAAGTGAATTACAATCG GGATTTTTCTAGATATCGGACTCCATACTCTCCGTGGGGTGGCTTTACGAATGGATACGAAGGAAACCTCCGAGCACATTTGATGGCAACCCAGCAGAATTCAATACAACACCCGACGTTTGGTGGGACTCCTGGACCCCAAGGGCACGTACAACAAGTACAACAATCACTGGTAGGACAGCCAGTGCACCAAGTGCACCAGATGCACCAGATGCACCAAGCACAGCCAATTCAGCAAGTTCAGCAGTCGTCACTCCCTCAGGCACCTAAGCCGAAgccagcgccagcggcaAAGCCCTTCAAGGTTGGACTTCCCGCCGCTTTTCATATCCCCCTACAAACGACTAAATCAGCTATGCAGGTTCCAGCAAAGGTGTCTCCagtgccattgccgccaaaTGTTctcgctgccatggccaaggcttcCGAGGGCCAACAGGCACCAAGACCGGAGCCAAGGCCGCTGAAGGATCAATCTCAGCCAACACAGACGCACTCGGTGGAACCGACACCGCCATCAAATCAACCATCTGTAAAGCCGCCAGGTTCTCAACCGGCGTGGGCAAATCAACCGCAACTGGGGTTCTCAGCCATTCCTGTTACGCAACAACAGCACCCTGCACGAGAAAACTCGTTGACACCAGTGGGACTAACACCTCAAGAATTCACTGATGTCCCTGGCTCAGAATCTATGCAATTTGTCGAACGCATGATGCAGAACTTGCGTCGAGCGTCCATGAATGGGAGAGACGGGCAGGACGGACATATAAGGGGATAG